The genomic region CGGTGAAAATGTTAAGCGAATTGATTGGAAACAAAGCGCTAAAAATGGTGAAATCCAAGTACGTTCTTTTTTTGAAGAAAAAGAGATTCATCTTCATGTGATTGGCTTGATGAATGGCAGTATGCATTTTGGCATTGAACATTCCAAACAAGAGGTGATGAGCGAAGTCATTGCGCTCTTAGGCTTAAGTGCTATTAAAAACAGCGATTTTTTTGCGCTCTCTTTACTATCTGATAAACTATTATGGCAAAGCCCAGCGTCTAAAAAAGAGGCTATGGTGCGTGAGTCTATTTTGAAAACATTGCAAACACCACTTTTGGGAGAGAAAATCAATTGGGACTATATCCAAGAGTATGCTCTGTATCACATCAAAAAACCTTCCCTTCTTTTTATCATTGGTGATTTTTTTGAACTTCCAAAATTAGGAGCCATTGCCCGAAAACATGAGGTCATCGCCATTAAAGTGCGTGATCATTTTGAAGAAAAACCCTGGTCGATGGGAGCCTTACATGTAAAGGATCCCATCACGCTTAAAGAAGATAAAGTCACCCTCGATGAGGCCTTTGTTAAGCGTTATAGCGCCAAGCAAAAAGAACAGGATATCGCCTTGCAGAGTTGTTTAAAAAAAGAGGGTATTAAAACGATTTCGATTTATACTAATGAAGACCCTTTTATTAAACTTTTTACAACACTTGGGATGCTGTGATGGAAACGCTAAGAGGTATAAAAAATCTTGTACCAATTGAAGATTATTCTCTTTATTTTTTTATTTTGGTGATAAGTCTTATCGCTTTTTTGATCCTTATAGCTTTCCTCTATATTGTAAAATACTTACGAAAACCAAAGATGATACAAGCGCGAAACAGTGCATGGCACTACCTCAATCATATAGATTTTGATGATGCAAAAATCGCGGCTTATGGTATCACCCAATGCGCGCGTTTTTTTGTTACACAAGAGAATAAAGCGATTTTTGAACAATTGATACAAGCACTTGAAGTGTATAAATACAAACCAGAAATTCCGGCTTTTAAGGAGAGTGACAAAGCCTTGCTGAGCGAATTTTTAGGGAAATCGCATGTTTAATGTACATTTTGAGTACCCTTTAGTTTGGGCAATTTTAGTGCTTTTTTGTGCATGTTTTTTATGGTGCAAGGTTCAACCTCATACTTTGTATATTCCTCATCTTTTATCAATGCCTTTACATGTAAAGCGTAGTAAATTTTCTTTTGTTTTAAAATGGCTTAGTATTGTGATGATGCTTTTAGCACTTTCTTCTCCTACAATACGGTATCAAAGTGACACTGTAAAATTATCGCATGCGGTTATGTTGCTTATGGATGTGAGTGATTCCATGAGCCGAGCGGGGCTTGATACACGGAACTCTAAAAGTAAGTTTGATATGTCTAAAGAGATTGCGGCATCATTTATTGAACAAAGAGAAAATGACAATGTAGGGGTCATCGTTTTTGGAGATTTTGCGTATGTAGCAACGCCTTTGACATTTGATCATCAAAGTGCTTCGAATATCGTGCAAAATCTTAATGAGGGTATTGCAGGTAAACGCACTGCTATGTATGATGCACTCTTTTTAGCAACGCGTTTACTGCAAAAAAATAGTGCCAAAGAGAAGGTGGTAATTTTACTAACCGATGGTTTTAATACTGCAGGGAAAATTACTTTAGAAGCGGTTCTTCGTACTGTTGAAAGTGAAAAAATTAAAGTTTATGCTATAGGCATTGGGCGAAGTGGTGAATACGATGAAACACTATTGAACCTTATTGCTCAAAAAAGTGGTGGTGTGTTTTTTAGGGCGAATAGCGAACAGATGTTAGTAGAGGTGTATCAAAAAATTGATACAATGGAAAAGAGTTTGCAAAAGAGTGAGGCCCCTATATCTATCAATTATCTTTATATGTATCCATTGTTAGTGGCTCTAGTGGCATTATTTTGGTATGTGTACCGACGCATAAAAGAGGGTGGTTTATGAGTTTTGCATCACCTTTTATTTTAAGCTTCTTACTCATTATCCCCCTTTTAATAGTGGTGGCACGTTTAGTTCGTCATCAAAAAATCTTTTTTGAGCCAACAGTGAAAGAGCGTTTGAGTAGTCACAAAGGCACTTCACGCCGCTCTTACAGTCAAAGCCTCTTTTTTGTCACCCTTGCATGTATGATTATTGCTCTAGCCCGTCCTCAACTTTTGAAAGATAATGCACATGAAAATGAGGTCGTCAAAGTAGGAATAGTTGCCATCAGCCTTGATATTTCGCAGTCGATGCTTGCGACGGATACTTTTCCCAATCGTCTGTCCTTTGCCAAACAATCGATTGAAACGATGATGAATCAGTTAAGTGATTTTAAAATTGCACTGAGTGCTTTTTCCAATGATGCTTTTTTAGTAGCACCATTTAGCGAGGATACAAACTCGTTACAATTTTTACTCAAGCATTTAGATCAACACTCTATGAGTAGCCAAGGAAGCTCTATTGTAGCAGCGATTATGTCCAGTGAAAAATTATTTAGACCCTTTAAACAAGAGCAAAAAGACCTTATAATCGTAAGCGATGGGGGCGATGGCGAAGACTTGGAGAGTGCGATTGTAAAAGCCAGAGAGTTTCGTATAAGAGTACATCTTTATTTGGTCGGCTCAGCTAAAGGCTCAACTATCAAGCAAGACTCTGGAGAGTTACTGAAAGATTCCAAGGGCAATATTGTTATCAGTAAGCGTTATGATGGTTTGCAAAAACTCTCACTTGAAACAGGTGGTGCCTATGTTTCCACCAATGGTGATAATGCTGATATTGTGTGGTTATGTGAACAGATACGTTTAAAGGTACATAAAAGTGATGTGGCTAAAAAGAAAAATAACAATGTGCAAGAACTGTTTTATTATCCTTTAATACTAGCATTACTAACGCTTTTTTTGGCGCTTCATCCTTTGCATGTCAAGAAGTTTTCATGGATGGTCTTTGTATTGTTACCATGGCAACCGTTGCATAGTGGCATACTTGATTTTTGGCAAATCGATAAGGCCCATAAAGCGTATAAGGCGCAAGATTTTGCTGAAGCAACGAAATATTTTAACGTTTTAGATAAAGAAAAAAAGAGTGCTCAAACAGCGTATAATCTTGCCAATGCCTTATATCAGCAAAAAGAGTATGAAAAAGCACTCGAATTGTATCAAGGGATACAAACTGAAGATGTTGCCCTTAATTACAGTCGGTGGCATAATATAGGCAATACCTTGGCGCAAATGCATCGTAGCGATGAAGCCATCAATGCATATGAAAAAGCGCTGAGTATTCGTGAGGATGAAGATACGCGCTATAATTTAGAGTTTCTTAAAGAACAAAAACAAAATCAGCAAGAGAATAAAAAAGAAGAGACAAAACCAGAAGAAGACACTAAAAGTGAGCCCAAACCTCCTCAAAAAGAAGAAAAAAAATCTCAATCTAACAAGCCCAAAAAAGCGGAAGAGAAAAAAATGAGTGAACAAGAAGCGCACAAATGGGAGAGGATGCTCAATACCACTGCACCCAAGACAAAGCCAATGACGCTATACAAAGGAGAAAAGCATGAAGCCGATAATGCCATTCGTTGGTAGGATACTTTTTCTTTTTTTGATGAGTATAGAGCTTTTTGGTGCTAAAGCGTATTTACTCCAAAATCCCGTTGAAGTAGGTGAAAGCGCAACCTTGGTTATAAGTGCCAAGGGAAACAAAATGCATTTCCCTAAAATTGAAGCCATTGGTGGCTTTGCTGTTGTATCGCATCAAAGCAGGCAAAGCATGCAACTTATGAATGGCGCATTGAGTAGACAATTGGATAATTACTATACGTTTTATCCTGACAAAGATGTCCATATTCCTTCTTTTGAAATAACGATTGATGGTAAAAAAGAACAAACTGAAATGCTTGAATTAAACATGCAAGCAAGCAGTGCTAAACCAGTCGGACATCACGTTTTTTCATTAGAAATGAATGTATCTAATGACTCTCCACTGCAACAAGAGGGAGTTAAACTTACCTTTGTATTTAAACGTGATAGAACAGAAAATCTTGTAGATATGAAATTTTCCAAACCTGTCCTTGAAGGATTTTGGGTTAAAGAAGGTGAAAAAGATACCCCTTATGTTGAAGATAACTATATTATTCATACGATTAGTTACTATATTTTTCCACAAAGAAGCGGTGAGATACTTATTCCCAAAGCAAAGATTGATATTGCCAAGCAAGTAAATTCCCGTGAGATATTTTTAAGCCAGATTCAATGGAAAAGTATTTTTTCAAACGAATTAACCTTACATGTAAGCCCTTTGATTGGGGCAACTCTTTTAGGACATTTTAACGTTGAAGTACAGGTTGACGCCACTGAAGTTGAGATTAATAATGCCGTAAATGTGACAGTAAAGATTGTAGGCGATGGTAATTTTGAAGATATAGCGCCTTTTGTGCTTCAGGCTCAAGGGGCAACAATCTTTTCGGATGAGCCAAAGATTAAGACCTTTTTGCAAAGTGATATTCTTAAAGGAGAGTTTATCCAAAAGTTTTCGCTTAGTGCTCAAAAAAGTTTTCGCATTGAGCCGATAAAACTTCATTTTTACAATCCAGATACGAAAAAAATAGAGTATTTTACATCAAAGCCAGTTGACATTAAAATTTTACACCCAGAAAGAGCGGAGAAATCAAGCCGTGGTGTATCTGAACCTGTTACGGCTTTGGTGGAACAACCCTCGTTTAGGTTTGAGTGGGTCAATATAGGGATTGGTCTTTGTTTAGGTATGCTGCTTTTTGGATTAGTACGGTGGGTTTTTCATTACGAAAAAAAGGGGAAAATGCGGTTTGTGGGAGAGCGAGAATTATTACAAAAATTGCTTAAATACAAAGGCAAAAATAAAGAAGCAACGCATCTTATTACACTACTTGAAGAGAATATTTATGGTAATGCCAAACACAAACTCTCCAAGCGAGTAATCAAAAAGTTCTTAAAGAATCTTGTGTAAGGTAGTGGCTTTACTCATCCAATCTTCAAGCCCTTGCCAATCTTCATCTTCAATCATTTTTTTAGATTTGGTGAGTTCTCTCTCAAATATTTCAATAGAGTGTAACAGATTTTCTCTGTTCTGTTTAAAAATATCGGACCACATTTGAGGAGAACTTTTTGCAACTCTGCTCATATCGCGAAAACCGCCTGCTGCTAAGGATAAAATACTTTTAGGATCTTCTTGTCCCATCACAGTGTTTGCAAGTGCATAACTAATGGCATGTGGCAAATGTGAAATAAAAGAGGCATGGTCATCATGGGCTGCAGGGTCCATAAAAACAATCTTCATACCAATATGAGAAAAAATTTGAATTGCCCTATTTTTATGTAAATCTCCACTGTTATCGGTATCGCACAGAACAACAATTTTATCGTGGTAGAGGTTAGGAATAGCAGCACTTGGACCAAATTTTTCAGTACCTGTCATAGGATGTGCGGCAATGAAGTTTTTGCGAATCTGTGCTGGTGTTGCTTTGATGATTTCTTCTTTGGTACTTCCTAAGTCAATAATTGTTGTTTTCTCTGAAACATCTTTAAGCTCTTGAAGAACGTGAATAATGCCGACTACGGGGATGGCTAAAAAAATCATATCACATGTTTTAATCTCATCAAAGGAGACAATTTCATGGACTAATCCAAGTTTTAATGCCTCTTCACAGTGACTCAGATTACGGTCAAATCCTATAATCTTTGTTACTAATTTAGTTTGTTGAAGGGCTAAACCTAACGATCCACCCATTAATCCCAGTCCCACAATTCCAACGGTCATTCCAACTCCTTTTCGCACTGCCAAGATGATTTAATAGGCACTTAATTCTAGAGATGGTATTATATTTTAAAATATCTAAAAATACTCCATTTAGGGCACATAAGAATGAAAAAAACAGCCGTTATGTCGTTGATCGTTGCTACCTCTTTGTATTCAGCCACACTTAAAAGCCTTAGCTATGAAGGGATGATTCATCTCTCTCCAGAAAGTGCTTCAGAGATGATTGATATTCACGCAGGTGACGTGGTGGATATGGAAAAACTAGATAAAGCCGTCAAAACACTTTATAAGCAAAACTACTTTGAAGATGTTTGGATCGAAGAAGTAGCTGAGAGTGAGTTGGTTATTCATGTCAAAGAAAAGCCTGTTGTTGCCAAAATTGATTTTGTAGGTATTGGCGAGAATGACAAAGAAGAGATTTCTAAACTTGCTGGGATTAAAAAAGGTGAAGTTTATGATGAGCAAAAGGCTGAATTCTCAAAATTAAAAATTGTTAAATTCTTTGAAGATAAAGGTTATTTTGATACGGTTGTTGAAGTTCAAAAAACACCTTTAAATGAAAAACTATCCTTGTCCTTAGATTTTGTCATTAATCGGGGTGAGAATATTATTATTAAAACAGTAGATTTATGTGGAGCTAAAGAGTTACGTTATAAAGATATTGAACCGAATATTGCCAATAAATCAGAAGAATGGCTTCCTTGGATGTGGGGCTTTAATGATGGAAAACTTCGTATGAATGATTTGGAGCATGATTCTGCACGTATTAAAGACACCTATTTACAAAAAGGTTACTTGGATGCAAAAGTTAGTGCCCCTTTCTTAAAGACATATTTAGACAGTTATACAGCACATCTCGTTTATTCGATTGATGAAGGTGAACAATATACTGTTGGTTCAGTCGCAATTGACGTCCCTTCTGACATGATTGACACGGCAGCTACTATTGAAGAGATGTTTCTACAAAATGGTAAAGTATTCAATGTCTCAAAACTGCGCAAAGATATGACGTTGATTGAAACCAAAATAGCAGACCTAGGATATGCTTTTGTTAAAGTGATCCCTGATATTAAAAATGATAAAGAAAAACATTTAGCCAATATTACCTATCGAGTGCTTCCTGGCGAAAAAGTCTATATTAACAATGTCAGAATCGCTGGAAATAGCCGTACTATTGATAGGGTTATTCGCCGGGAAATTTACTTAGCCAATGGAGACCAATACAGACGTACGGATGTAACAGATTCAAAAAGTTCATTGAAACGAACAGGTTATTTTGAAGATGTTGATATTAAAGAAGAAAAAATCAGTAAAAATAGTATGGATTTAGTCATTACCGTTAAAGAAGCGGCTACAGGTTCTATCGGTGGTGGTATTGGGTATGGGTCATCTGATGGATTGCTACTCAGTGCTAGCCTTTCAGATGGTAATATTTTTGGTTCGGGTATGAAAGCAAGTATTGAAGTTGAACGATCAGATAGCGAACTCAATGGCGCCATCTCCTTATCAAATCCAAGAGTCTTTGATTCTATTTATAGTTTAAGTGGCAGCTTGTTTGCATCACAAAATAATTATCTCTATTACGACCAAGATAAAATGGGAATGAGTATTGTAGCTGGCAGAAAATTAGGAAGAAATTGGGGTGCCTCTTTAGGGTATGTTTTACAACAATCAAAACTCTCTAATGTCTCACCAACGATTGATAAAAACCTCTATACAACGGATCAAGTATTAAAAAGTGCTATTATCCCTTCTCTTTCTTTTAATAATACGGATGATTTTTATCTCCCTAGAACAGGTATTGCAGCAAGTACGAGTTTAGAAGTCGCAGGACTGGGTGGGGATGAAAAATTTATCAGTAGTATTTCTAAATTTGCTACATACTATGGTATGCAAGATTTGATTGATTATGATTTAATTTTACGGTACAAAGCACAATTTAAGTATTTAGCTATGAATGCTGCAGATGAGAAATACTCGTATGGTGAAAAATACTATATGGGAGGTATTCGCTCCATTCGTGGTTATGAATCCAATTCACTTTCTCCTAAAAATGGTTATGGTGATTTAATTGGTGGTAATATTATGTTTGCCAATTCTGTAGAAGCAAGTTTCCCATTGATTGAGCGTATGAAGATGCGTGGGGCTATTTTCTTAGACTATGGTATGATTGGACAAGATAATCTTGATATTAAACGAGCGGGTACAGGTGTGGCACTTGAATGGATTTCTCCATTGGGACCTATTGGCTTAGTTTTCTCTAAAGCATTAATGGAAGAATCAGGCGATCGTACAGCAGCATTTGAATTTACGATTGGACAGAAATTTTAATCTATCTCTACATGTAAAGAGGCAATGAGCCTCTTTACAAACTCTCCTAAGACTCTATTTAATAATAATTGCGAATGATGCAGGTTTAAGAAGTTGTTTAATCATCTCTTTGGCTAAAAAAAGATTTGTATCTGCTGTAATACAAAGCGTATGATTTTCATAACTTAAAGCAATGTTTCCTTTTCCTAAGTCTCTATTAATAGCTTTAGCGAGGGCTAATAAAAAACCTAACCAATTAATAATTGTCATATCAGGTAGGAGTGTTTTATAAGCATCCATTTCTTCAGGACTTATTATTTTTTTAGTATGGTATTTAATAAGCATTGCAATAAGAATTTTTTGTTTATGTGAAAATCCATAGTTAAGATTGTTGATAACAAAATAAAAACCATGAAGATTGCTTTGATAAAAGCCTAGTTTTAAACCAATATTGCTCAATTCAGAAGCAATTGAGAGTTCAAATTTATACGATGAATCAATGTTATGTAAGGGTTTTAAAACATCAAAAAGCTGTGTTGCAATGCGTTTAACATAAAGGTCATCTTTTTCATAAATTGAAAAACGATCTTTGAGACTTCGAAGACTTAATTTAAAGTTTGGACTAAAGCGATGATGGCATGAACGCAATAAATCACATAGATAAGCACCTTCTCGCACACCTGCACCACTTGTGATAAGACGTTTTGCATCAAATCTCTGATACAGCTCTTGGAAAATAAAACAGCCTTCACGCATCGTATCATAACGATCTTTACGAACACCTAGATTTTTTAAATCAAGCACATCAGAAGTAACAATGGTATTCACAAGCGCATGATACTCTTCGATACTATACTCAAAGCCATGAACAGTTTTAATAGGATAATTAATCTTTTCCATAATCATTTTGGAAAGAGATCTTAATGTTCCTCCAATACCAATAATTGTGGATGAAGCAAAATTTTCTGGAATATTTTGAATCTCTTTATCCAAAAATAGACGTATGTCTTCAAGTGATTTTCGCTTATCAAAGTAGAGCTCTTTAAGTCTTACAGTACCAATGTTAAGAGAAATAGTATCAACAATTTTACCA from Sulfuricurvum sp. harbors:
- a CDS encoding VWA domain-containing protein; this translates as MFNVHFEYPLVWAILVLFCACFLWCKVQPHTLYIPHLLSMPLHVKRSKFSFVLKWLSIVMMLLALSSPTIRYQSDTVKLSHAVMLLMDVSDSMSRAGLDTRNSKSKFDMSKEIAASFIEQRENDNVGVIVFGDFAYVATPLTFDHQSASNIVQNLNEGIAGKRTAMYDALFLATRLLQKNSAKEKVVILLTDGFNTAGKITLEAVLRTVESEKIKVYAIGIGRSGEYDETLLNLIAQKSGGVFFRANSEQMLVEVYQKIDTMEKSLQKSEAPISINYLYMYPLLVALVALFWYVYRRIKEGGL
- a CDS encoding prephenate dehydrogenase — translated: MTVGIVGLGLMGGSLGLALQQTKLVTKIIGFDRNLSHCEEALKLGLVHEIVSFDEIKTCDMIFLAIPVVGIIHVLQELKDVSEKTTIIDLGSTKEEIIKATPAQIRKNFIAAHPMTGTEKFGPSAAIPNLYHDKIVVLCDTDNSGDLHKNRAIQIFSHIGMKIVFMDPAAHDDHASFISHLPHAISYALANTVMGQEDPKSILSLAAGGFRDMSRVAKSSPQMWSDIFKQNRENLLHSIEIFERELTKSKKMIEDEDWQGLEDWMSKATTLHKIL
- a CDS encoding DUF58 domain-containing protein, coding for MVGANASKKEGDGYDFAQIRPYMYGENVKRIDWKQSAKNGEIQVRSFFEEKEIHLHVIGLMNGSMHFGIEHSKQEVMSEVIALLGLSAIKNSDFFALSLLSDKLLWQSPASKKEAMVRESILKTLQTPLLGEKINWDYIQEYALYHIKKPSLLFIIGDFFELPKLGAIARKHEVIAIKVRDHFEEKPWSMGALHVKDPITLKEDKVTLDEAFVKRYSAKQKEQDIALQSCLKKEGIKTISIYTNEDPFIKLFTTLGML
- the bamA gene encoding outer membrane protein assembly factor BamA; amino-acid sequence: MKKTAVMSLIVATSLYSATLKSLSYEGMIHLSPESASEMIDIHAGDVVDMEKLDKAVKTLYKQNYFEDVWIEEVAESELVIHVKEKPVVAKIDFVGIGENDKEEISKLAGIKKGEVYDEQKAEFSKLKIVKFFEDKGYFDTVVEVQKTPLNEKLSLSLDFVINRGENIIIKTVDLCGAKELRYKDIEPNIANKSEEWLPWMWGFNDGKLRMNDLEHDSARIKDTYLQKGYLDAKVSAPFLKTYLDSYTAHLVYSIDEGEQYTVGSVAIDVPSDMIDTAATIEEMFLQNGKVFNVSKLRKDMTLIETKIADLGYAFVKVIPDIKNDKEKHLANITYRVLPGEKVYINNVRIAGNSRTIDRVIRREIYLANGDQYRRTDVTDSKSSLKRTGYFEDVDIKEEKISKNSMDLVITVKEAATGSIGGGIGYGSSDGLLLSASLSDGNIFGSGMKASIEVERSDSELNGAISLSNPRVFDSIYSLSGSLFASQNNYLYYDQDKMGMSIVAGRKLGRNWGASLGYVLQQSKLSNVSPTIDKNLYTTDQVLKSAIIPSLSFNNTDDFYLPRTGIAASTSLEVAGLGGDEKFISSISKFATYYGMQDLIDYDLILRYKAQFKYLAMNAADEKYSYGEKYYMGGIRSIRGYESNSLSPKNGYGDLIGGNIMFANSVEASFPLIERMKMRGAIFLDYGMIGQDNLDIKRAGTGVALEWISPLGPIGLVFSKALMEESGDRTAAFEFTIGQKF
- a CDS encoding BatD family protein, with the protein product MKPIMPFVGRILFLFLMSIELFGAKAYLLQNPVEVGESATLVISAKGNKMHFPKIEAIGGFAVVSHQSRQSMQLMNGALSRQLDNYYTFYPDKDVHIPSFEITIDGKKEQTEMLELNMQASSAKPVGHHVFSLEMNVSNDSPLQQEGVKLTFVFKRDRTENLVDMKFSKPVLEGFWVKEGEKDTPYVEDNYIIHTISYYIFPQRSGEILIPKAKIDIAKQVNSREIFLSQIQWKSIFSNELTLHVSPLIGATLLGHFNVEVQVDATEVEINNAVNVTVKIVGDGNFEDIAPFVLQAQGATIFSDEPKIKTFLQSDILKGEFIQKFSLSAQKSFRIEPIKLHFYNPDTKKIEYFTSKPVDIKILHPERAEKSSRGVSEPVTALVEQPSFRFEWVNIGIGLCLGMLLFGLVRWVFHYEKKGKMRFVGERELLQKLLKYKGKNKEATHLITLLEENIYGNAKHKLSKRVIKKFLKNLV
- a CDS encoding Ppx/GppA phosphatase family protein; amino-acid sequence: MAKRTAIIDIGSNSARMAIFEKSSRFAFHLINETKSRVRIGEGAYNYGGILQEPALKRAFSALEEFSYIIHSLKCQKTICIATSALRDAPNASAFIAKVKDELNIHIKIIQGRQEAYYGAVGSLNYLMPIDDAVTIDIGGGSTELARIEHGKIVDTISLNIGTVRLKELYFDKRKSLEDIRLFLDKEIQNIPENFASSTIIGIGGTLRSLSKMIMEKINYPIKTVHGFEYSIEEYHALVNTIVTSDVLDLKNLGVRKDRYDTMREGCFIFQELYQRFDAKRLITSGAGVREGAYLCDLLRSCHHRFSPNFKLSLRSLKDRFSIYEKDDLYVKRIATQLFDVLKPLHNIDSSYKFELSIASELSNIGLKLGFYQSNLHGFYFVINNLNYGFSHKQKILIAMLIKYHTKKIISPEEMDAYKTLLPDMTIINWLGFLLALAKAINRDLGKGNIALSYENHTLCITADTNLFLAKEMIKQLLKPASFAIIIK
- a CDS encoding VWA domain-containing protein: MSFASPFILSFLLIIPLLIVVARLVRHQKIFFEPTVKERLSSHKGTSRRSYSQSLFFVTLACMIIALARPQLLKDNAHENEVVKVGIVAISLDISQSMLATDTFPNRLSFAKQSIETMMNQLSDFKIALSAFSNDAFLVAPFSEDTNSLQFLLKHLDQHSMSSQGSSIVAAIMSSEKLFRPFKQEQKDLIIVSDGGDGEDLESAIVKAREFRIRVHLYLVGSAKGSTIKQDSGELLKDSKGNIVISKRYDGLQKLSLETGGAYVSTNGDNADIVWLCEQIRLKVHKSDVAKKKNNNVQELFYYPLILALLTLFLALHPLHVKKFSWMVFVLLPWQPLHSGILDFWQIDKAHKAYKAQDFAEATKYFNVLDKEKKSAQTAYNLANALYQQKEYEKALELYQGIQTEDVALNYSRWHNIGNTLAQMHRSDEAINAYEKALSIREDEDTRYNLEFLKEQKQNQQENKKEETKPEEDTKSEPKPPQKEEKKSQSNKPKKAEEKKMSEQEAHKWERMLNTTAPKTKPMTLYKGEKHEADNAIRW